In Castanea sativa cultivar Marrone di Chiusa Pesio chromosome 6, ASM4071231v1, a single window of DNA contains:
- the LOC142638588 gene encoding uncharacterized protein C594.04c, whose translation MGFGGCGHGHSNLKYVVTAFLAPLPSILFYLSFLNHINNSDTSGSESESDPHSLANLWTWCYHHPLLLANALFFLNVNVLFWVISHIQKSHWMIDPFWTVIPLMLVHYYATHPLGHYNWWRSRIAMLMTWVWSLRLSHNYFRRENWQWGAREDWRFTDMSRQYGKHWWWVSFFAVYASQQVFLIGVCLPLYVVHSVDMPLNNWDFVAVIVCMCGVVIAYFADTQLHEFVTRNNKLKKLGKPVVLNLDKGLWNYSRHPNYFGEQLWWWGLVIFAWNLGHGWAFVGALINSMCLAYVTKLVEERMLKQEYRVEAYRLYQKTTSVWIPWFKSSKIGGKDKST comes from the exons ATGGGTTTTGGTGGATGTGGCCATGGCCATAGTAACCTGAAATATGTTGTGACAGCATTCTTAGCTCCCCTTCCCTCTATACTCTTCTACCTCTCATTCCTTAACCACATCAACAATAGTGATACTAGTGGGTCTGAAAGTGAGAGTGATCCGCATTCTTTGGCTAACCTTTGGACGTGGTGTTATCACCACCCTCTTCTATTAGCCAATGCCCTCTTCTTCCTCAACGTCAATGTACTCTTCTGGGTCATCAGCCATATCCAGAAGAGCCACTGG ATGATAGACCCGTTTTGGACGGTGATACCTTTGATGCTTGTTCATTACTATGCCACACACCCTTTGGGCCATTATAACTGGTGGAGGTCGAGGATCGCAATGTTGATGACTTGGGTGTGGAGTTTAAGGCTAAGCCATAACTACTTCAGGCGTGAAAATTGGCAGTGGGGCGCTAGGGAGGACTGGAGGTTCACTGATATGAGCCGACAGTACGGAAAGCACTGGTGGTGGGTTTCATTCTTCGCTGTCTACGCCTCTCAGCAG GTATTTCTGATTGGAGTATGCCTCCCATTGTATGTTGTTCATTCAGTCGATATGCCATTGAACAATTGGGATTTTGTTGCAGTCATTGTCTGTATGTGCGGTGTTGTTATCGCATACTTTGCAGACACTCAACTCCACGAATTTGTGACTAGAAACAACAAACTAAAGAAGCTTGGAAAGCCAGTGGTGCTCAACCTTGACAAGGGCTTGTGGAATTATTCGCGACATCCGAATTACTTTGGAGAGCAGTTGTGGTGGTGGGGACTTGTTATATTTGCATGGAACCTGGGGCATGGATGGGCCTTTGTTGGAGCACTTATCAATAGTATGTGCTTAGCTTACGTGACTAAACTTGTGGAGGAGCGGATGCTGAAACAAGAATACAGAGTTGAGGCATACAGGCTGTACCAGAAGACAACTTCTGTGTGGATACCTTGGTTCAAGTCGTCCAAAATAGGAGGAAAAGATAAAAGCACTTGA
- the LOC142640375 gene encoding putative inactive purple acid phosphatase 29 translates to MKVVGGSNFFVGVVLLCLILFPICSLAEKKKPLRFGKGGSFKILQVADMHYAHGKTTPCENVFPEQRATCSDLNTTAFLERMIHAEKPDLIVFTGDNIYASDSKDAAKSLDAAFAPAISSNIPWAAVLGNHDQESALSREGVMKHIVKLNNTLSLVNPVEAQVIDGFGNYNLEVGGVEGSSFENKSVLNLYFLDSGDYSTVPSMIPGYGWIKPSQQFWFERTSKRLQRAYTAKPEAQKEPAPGLAYFHIPLPELKSLDKTNFTGVKQEGGIGISSASVNSGFFTTMVSAGDVKAVFNGHDHLNDFCGKLTGIQLCYAGGFGYHAYGLAGWARRARVVEVNLEKMEKGGWGAVNSIKTWKRLDDQHLTAIDSQVLWNKSSAGTP, encoded by the exons atgaaagtagTGGGTGGTTCAAATTTCTTCGTGGGGGTAGTTCTACTGTGTCTCATTTTGTTTCCAATCTGTAGCTTGGCTGAGAAGAAGAAGCCGCTACGGTTTGGGAAAGGTGGGAGCTTTAAGATACTGCAAGTGGCGGATATGCATTATGCGCATGGAAAGACTACGCCTTGTGAGAATGTGTTTCCGGAGCAAAGGGCTACTTGCTCTGACCTCAACACCACTGCCTTTCTCGAACGCATGATCCATGCTGAGAAGCCTGATCTCATTGTTTTCACTG GGGATAATATCTATGCGAGTGATTCCAAAGATGCAGCTAAGTCGTTGGATGCTGCATTTGCACCAGCAATCTCATCTAACATTCCATGGGCTGCAGTTTTGGGAAACCATGATCAGGAATCTGCACTCTCAAGGGAAGGGGTAATGAAACATATAGTTAAGTTAAACAACACGCTGTCTCTAGTTAATCCAGTGGAAGCACAAGTTATTGATGGCTTTGGAAACTACAACCTGGAAGTTGGAGGAGTTGAGGGCTCTAGCTTTGAAAACAAGTCTGTTCTTAATCTCTACTTCCTTGACAGTGGCGATTACTCCACGGTTCCCTCCATGATCCCTGGCTATGGTTGGATCAAACCTTCTCAACAATTTTGGTTTGAACGCACTTCGAAAAGGCTTCAG AGAGCATACACGGCCAAGCCAGAGGCCCAAAAAGAACCTGCACCTGGGCTGGCATACTTTCACATCCCTTTGCCGGAACTAAAAAGTTTAGACAAAACAAACTTCACAGGTGTGAAACAGGAGGGCGGCATAGGCATTAGCTCTGCTTCTGTGAACTCTGGCTTCTTCACAACAATGGTCTCTGCAGGAGACGTGAAGGCTGTTTTCAATGGTCATGATCACCTCAATGACTTCTGCGGTAAGCTAACTGGTATACAACTCTGTTATGCTGGGGGATTTGGATACCATGCTTATGGGCTGGCTGGATGGGCAAGGAGAGCAAGAGTTGTGGAAGTGAATTTGGAGAAAATGGAAAAGGGTGGTTGGGGAGCAGTCAATTCAATCAAAACATGGAAGCGCCTTGATGATCAGCATCTCACTGCTATTGATAGTCAGGTCCTCTGGAACAAGAGTTCTGCTG